Proteins encoded in a region of the Streptomyces sp. NBC_01471 genome:
- a CDS encoding sensor histidine kinase produces the protein MSASSDRLTQALAVIDHNEVFALRGGTDAVGGGATRCPIPPRRPTPGTTRDGTTLDERSPAVAEHADADPDAGWLAAVMHVAFFLLLGGALTRVLIRHSGEPRIPWIIALSGVLALLYVFGPPLGARATPRRLAGLALVVAVWVVLVLLAPSFAWCAVPLFYAGLRTLPTRAALVLAALLTVLVVAAQLELAGRFDADRLLAPPAVAAIATAVFLHMERQTDRQRVLIGDLIRTRCELAATERRAGMLAERQRLSMEIHDTLAQSLSSQQMLLQAADRIWETDGTLARSHVRTAESVTERGLAEARRFVRDLAPADLAEAEAADGGLEEALRALAERESGAGTSVRFHAEGAPGALPDRVRYALLRIAQGGLANVREHSGATTAALTLTSLDDQVVLDIADDGRGFDPERLATRSSAGGPDLRGHGLPAIRARARQLGGTLTVESAPGHGTVLSVSVPLTAPAPSSPPESP, from the coding sequence ATGTCCGCGTCATCCGATCGGTTGACGCAAGCCCTCGCCGTGATCGACCACAATGAGGTGTTTGCCCTGCGGGGCGGGACGGACGCCGTCGGAGGGGGCGCCACGCGGTGCCCCATCCCCCCCCGGCGGCCGACACCCGGCACGACACGGGACGGCACGACACTGGACGAGAGGAGCCCGGCCGTGGCAGAGCACGCCGACGCCGACCCGGACGCCGGGTGGCTCGCCGCCGTCATGCACGTGGCGTTCTTCCTGCTGCTCGGCGGCGCCCTCACGCGCGTCCTGATCCGGCACTCCGGCGAGCCGCGCATCCCCTGGATCATCGCCCTGTCCGGCGTCCTTGCCCTGCTGTACGTGTTCGGCCCCCCGCTCGGCGCCCGCGCCACGCCCCGCCGGCTGGCCGGGCTGGCGCTGGTGGTCGCCGTCTGGGTGGTCCTCGTCCTGCTGGCGCCGAGCTTCGCGTGGTGCGCGGTGCCGCTCTTCTACGCCGGTCTGCGCACCCTGCCGACACGTGCCGCGCTCGTCCTCGCCGCCTTGCTGACCGTCCTGGTCGTCGCCGCGCAACTGGAGCTGGCCGGCCGCTTCGACGCGGACCGGCTGCTCGCCCCGCCCGCCGTCGCCGCGATCGCCACCGCCGTCTTCCTCCACATGGAGCGGCAGACCGACCGGCAGCGCGTGCTGATCGGCGACCTGATCCGTACCCGCTGCGAACTGGCCGCCACCGAGCGCCGCGCGGGCATGCTCGCCGAACGCCAGCGGCTGTCCATGGAGATCCACGACACGCTCGCGCAGTCCCTGTCCAGCCAGCAGATGCTGCTCCAGGCCGCTGACCGGATCTGGGAGACCGACGGGACGCTCGCCCGCTCCCACGTCCGCACCGCCGAGTCGGTCACCGAGCGCGGCCTGGCCGAGGCGCGCCGCTTCGTACGGGATCTGGCCCCCGCCGATCTCGCCGAGGCGGAGGCGGCCGACGGCGGCCTGGAGGAGGCGCTGCGGGCCCTGGCCGAGCGGGAGTCGGGCGCCGGGACGAGCGTCCGTTTCCACGCCGAGGGCGCGCCGGGCGCGCTCCCCGACCGGGTGCGGTACGCCCTGCTGCGGATCGCCCAGGGCGGCCTGGCCAACGTACGCGAGCACTCCGGTGCCACCACCGCCGCGCTCACCCTGACCAGCCTGGACGACCAGGTGGTCCTCGACATCGCGGACGACGGCCGGGGCTTCGACCCCGAGCGGCTCGCCACGCGGTCGTCCGCGGGCGGGCCGGACCTGCGCGGGCACGGCCTGCCCGCGATCCGTGCCCGCGCCCGGCAGCTCGGCGGTACCCTCACCGTCGAGTCGGCGCCGGGCCACGGCACCGTACTGTCCGTGTCGGTCCCGCTGACCGCCCCCGCCCCCTCCTCCCCGCCGGAGAGCCCGTGA
- a CDS encoding response regulator transcription factor: MSTPSPVRIVVCDDHVVVRAGLLALLGSAPGIDVVGEAGTGEEAVALAAGLAPDVVLMDLQLGAGIDGVETTRRITSAAVSPHGPHVLVLTTYDTDADITRAIEAGATGYLLKAVRPDELFDAIHAAAQGRTALSPPVASRVMARMRSPQPSLTARELDILGQLARGLGNRDIARALFISEATVKTHLGRIYSKLGVETRAGAVVVAKEQRLIT; this comes from the coding sequence GTGAGCACGCCGTCCCCGGTCCGGATCGTCGTCTGTGACGACCATGTCGTCGTGCGCGCGGGCCTGCTCGCCCTGCTCGGGAGCGCCCCCGGCATCGACGTGGTGGGCGAGGCCGGCACCGGGGAGGAGGCGGTGGCCCTCGCGGCCGGGCTGGCCCCCGACGTCGTCCTCATGGACCTCCAGCTGGGCGCGGGCATCGACGGCGTCGAGACCACCCGCCGCATCACGTCCGCAGCGGTCTCCCCGCACGGCCCGCACGTCCTGGTCCTGACCACGTACGACACGGACGCGGACATCACCCGCGCCATCGAGGCCGGAGCGACCGGTTATCTGCTGAAGGCCGTACGGCCCGATGAGCTGTTCGACGCCATCCACGCGGCCGCGCAGGGCCGCACCGCGCTCTCCCCTCCGGTCGCCAGCCGGGTGATGGCCCGGATGCGCAGCCCGCAGCCCTCGCTCACCGCGCGGGAACTGGACATCCTCGGCCAGCTCGCGCGCGGGCTCGGCAACCGCGACATCGCCCGTGCCCTGTTCATCAGCGAGGCGACCGTGAAGACCCACCTGGGCCGTATCTACAGCAAGCTGGGCGTCGAGACGCGGGCGGGAGCCGTCGTGGTGGCGAAGGAGCAGCGCCTCATCACGTAG
- a CDS encoding VOC family protein yields the protein MTITPRAFAHVRLTVNDIDRSRAFYDGLFGLPVAFEVPPDADDETREQLSFLFGGVIYRLGDSLLGLRPVATDRFDEDRTGLDHLSFAVGSRAELDAAVRLLDGRDVPHEGVKDIGVGHILEFRDPDNIALELFAPKP from the coding sequence ATGACGATCACCCCCCGCGCCTTCGCCCATGTGCGTCTCACGGTCAACGACATCGACCGGTCCCGTGCGTTCTACGACGGCCTCTTCGGGCTTCCGGTGGCCTTCGAGGTCCCGCCGGACGCCGACGACGAGACGCGTGAGCAGCTCTCGTTCCTCTTCGGCGGTGTCATCTACCGGCTGGGAGACTCCCTGCTCGGACTCCGCCCGGTCGCCACGGACCGGTTCGACGAGGACCGCACCGGTCTCGACCATCTCAGTTTCGCCGTGGGGAGCCGGGCGGAACTGGACGCGGCGGTGCGCCTGCTCGACGGGCGAGACGTGCCTCACGAGGGGGTCAAGGACATCGGCGTCGGTCACATCCTCGAATTCCGCGACCCCGACAACATCGCGCTGGAGCTCTTCGCACCCAAGCCCTGA
- a CDS encoding urease accessory protein UreD produces the protein MTTAPARLDPAHYEPRRTPARLRGLAGPADTLAAGRPGKVGLLELRYARVGDRTELVDRYQKSPLQIMRPLYIDPHRPDLPVTYLMSTGGGILQADRNRIDIDCGPGTSVHLTTQAATKVHRMEFDHATQSVNLTAGEGSYVEYLPDPLIPYRDARFYQHTLVTADPSATVLLGETIAAGRLARGERHAYRMLFSDLEVQRPDGTLLAADTVRLEPDGPGGVTGAAVFAGHDLMASLYVLTPLAPAALVADTLHEALQATGLVFGVSVLPDDTGAWARVMGSDSPAVTRALRAAWDAVRRLLIGVPAPDLRKT, from the coding sequence GTGACCACGGCGCCCGCGCGGCTGGACCCCGCGCACTACGAACCCCGGCGGACACCGGCCCGGCTCCGCGGCCTGGCCGGTCCGGCGGACACACTGGCCGCCGGGCGCCCCGGCAAGGTCGGTCTGCTCGAACTGCGCTACGCGCGGGTCGGCGACCGCACCGAACTCGTCGACCGCTACCAGAAGTCACCGCTGCAGATCATGCGGCCGCTGTACATCGACCCGCACCGGCCCGACCTGCCGGTGACCTATCTGATGTCGACCGGCGGCGGCATCCTCCAGGCCGACCGGAACCGCATCGACATCGACTGCGGGCCCGGCACCTCCGTGCACCTGACGACGCAGGCCGCCACCAAGGTGCACCGCATGGAGTTCGACCATGCGACCCAGAGCGTCAACCTGACGGCGGGGGAGGGCAGTTACGTCGAGTACCTGCCCGACCCGCTGATCCCGTACCGGGACGCGCGCTTCTACCAGCACACCCTGGTGACAGCCGATCCGTCGGCGACCGTACTCCTCGGCGAGACGATCGCGGCCGGGCGGCTGGCCCGGGGCGAACGGCACGCCTACCGGATGCTCTTCAGCGATCTGGAGGTCCAGCGGCCCGACGGCACGCTGCTGGCGGCCGACACCGTACGGCTCGAACCGGACGGTCCGGGCGGGGTGACCGGAGCCGCCGTCTTCGCCGGTCACGACCTGATGGCCTCGCTGTACGTGCTCACACCACTGGCCCCGGCCGCGCTGGTCGCCGACACCCTCCACGAGGCGCTGCAGGCCACCGGCCTGGTCTTCGGAGTGAGCGTGCTGCCCGACGACACGGGGGCGTGGGCGCGCGTGATGGGGAGCGACTCGCCTGCTGTCACCCGTGCGCTGCGCGCCGCGTGGGATGCGGTGCGCCGGCTGCTCATCGGGGTGCCCGCTCCGGACCTGCGCAAGACCTGA
- the ureG gene encoding urease accessory protein UreG → MRRPKDGVLRVGIAGPVGSGKTALIEALVPVLFARGRTPAVITNDIFTTEDAAHVRRTLDGILDADRIVGVETGACPHTAVRDDPTMNQAAADELLERHPDVDTLLFESGGDNLTLTFSPALVDLFLFVLDTAEGDKMPRKRGPGITECELLVINKVDIAQYVRCNLEQMESDARHVREGRPVVLTNSLTGDGLDAIADFILAHEAAREAAPA, encoded by the coding sequence ATGCGGCGCCCGAAGGACGGCGTCCTGCGCGTGGGGATCGCGGGTCCGGTCGGCTCCGGGAAGACGGCTCTGATCGAGGCGCTCGTCCCCGTACTGTTCGCACGCGGCCGCACCCCCGCCGTCATCACCAACGACATCTTCACCACCGAGGACGCCGCCCACGTCCGGCGCACCCTCGACGGGATCCTCGACGCGGACCGGATCGTCGGTGTCGAGACCGGGGCCTGCCCGCACACCGCGGTCCGGGACGACCCGACGATGAACCAGGCCGCCGCCGACGAACTCCTGGAGCGCCACCCCGACGTGGACACGCTGCTCTTCGAGAGCGGCGGCGACAACCTGACCCTCACCTTCAGCCCCGCACTGGTCGACCTCTTCCTGTTCGTGCTGGACACCGCGGAGGGCGACAAGATGCCGCGCAAGCGGGGCCCCGGCATCACCGAGTGCGAACTGCTCGTCATCAACAAGGTCGACATCGCCCAGTACGTGCGGTGCAACCTGGAGCAGATGGAGTCGGACGCGCGCCATGTCCGCGAGGGGCGGCCCGTGGTGCTGACCAACTCCCTCACCGGAGACGGCCTCGACGCCATCGCCGACTTCATCCTGGCCCACGAAGCCGCCCGGGAGGCGGCCCCCGCGTGA
- a CDS encoding urease accessory protein UreF, whose amino-acid sequence MPTAALLTGLQLTDSAFPSGYYTLSHGLEGFQQARAVTPRTLPGLLDDLLRHSAGPSDATALALAHRAVAAGDWTELTAVEQRLHATKLGREARQACVRTGRQLLDLAAEVYGTPEIEQYRTLYRDGAVRGCQPVVAAVVHAGNAVSVRQAVTCELFAFAASFVGAALRLRLTDHRQAQVVLHRAAPVIEEAAEAALERELADIGGFVPVADVMAGRHERAEARLFAS is encoded by the coding sequence ATGCCCACAGCAGCGCTGCTGACCGGGCTCCAGCTCACCGACTCGGCCTTTCCCAGCGGCTACTACACCCTCTCCCACGGTCTGGAGGGCTTCCAGCAGGCCCGCGCGGTGACCCCGCGCACCCTGCCCGGCCTTCTGGACGACCTGCTGCGCCACAGTGCGGGCCCCTCCGACGCCACCGCGCTCGCGCTCGCCCACCGTGCGGTCGCCGCCGGCGACTGGACGGAGCTGACGGCCGTCGAGCAGCGGCTGCACGCCACCAAACTGGGCCGTGAGGCCCGGCAGGCCTGCGTCCGCACCGGGCGGCAGCTGCTCGACCTGGCCGCGGAGGTGTACGGGACCCCGGAGATCGAGCAGTACCGCACCCTCTACCGGGACGGCGCGGTGCGCGGCTGCCAGCCGGTCGTCGCCGCGGTGGTGCACGCGGGCAACGCCGTGTCCGTACGGCAGGCGGTCACCTGCGAACTGTTCGCCTTCGCGGCCAGTTTCGTGGGGGCCGCCCTGCGGCTGCGGCTGACCGACCACCGCCAGGCGCAGGTCGTACTGCACCGGGCGGCCCCGGTGATCGAGGAGGCCGCCGAAGCCGCCCTGGAGCGGGAGTTGGCCGACATCGGCGGCTTCGTCCCGGTGGCGGACGTCATGGCGGGCCGCCACGAGCGTGCGGAGGCACGGCTGTTCGCCAGCTAG
- the ureC gene encoding urease subunit alpha, translating to MAIIPRKQYTDLFGPTVGDRFHLADTNLVVEVEYDHNAGSYGEEAVYGGGKAIRDGMAQDPSALNREGALDLVITNVVVMDPVLGVVKGDIGVRHGLIVGVGKAGNPQLQNGVDPKLVIGPGTEVISGEHLIATAGGVDTHIHFISPQQAQEGLSNGITTFFGGGTGPTDGTNGTTCTPGPWNIHRMLEAVEDLPVNVGLLGKGNGSQPEALREQIEAGAAGLKVHEDWGATPAAIDTALRVADEHDVQMAIHTDTLNEGGFFEDTLSAIDGRTIHTFHTEGAGGGHAPDIIRVSGEANVLPASTNPTLPYTVNAVDELLDMVMVCHHLSRDIPEDVSFADSRVRAETIAAETVLHDLGVISIFSSDSQAMGRVGESFVRAFQTAHHCKELRGPLAEDSSRNDNARVLRYLAKLTINPAIAVGASDVIGSLEPGKLADIVLWPMHSFGAKPKMIIKGGMVNWALMGDPNASLPTPQPVYYRPMFGSYGRAKQRTSVTFMSQASIAADVPADLGLQRRIEPVQRCRTIGKQHMVRNDALPRIEVDPETYKVTVDGEPATIEPAERLPLNHLFYVV from the coding sequence ATGGCGATCATTCCGCGCAAGCAGTACACGGACCTGTTCGGCCCCACCGTGGGCGACCGGTTCCACCTCGCCGACACCAACCTGGTCGTCGAGGTCGAGTACGACCACAACGCCGGTTCCTACGGGGAAGAGGCCGTCTACGGCGGCGGCAAAGCCATCCGTGACGGCATGGCGCAGGACCCGTCCGCGCTCAACCGCGAGGGCGCCCTCGACCTGGTCATCACCAACGTCGTGGTCATGGACCCGGTGCTCGGCGTCGTCAAGGGCGACATCGGTGTCCGCCACGGTCTGATCGTCGGGGTCGGCAAGGCCGGCAACCCGCAGCTCCAGAACGGCGTGGACCCCAAGCTCGTCATCGGCCCCGGCACCGAGGTGATATCCGGCGAGCACCTGATCGCCACCGCGGGCGGCGTCGACACGCACATCCACTTCATCTCGCCGCAGCAGGCCCAGGAGGGCCTGTCCAACGGCATCACCACCTTCTTCGGCGGCGGCACCGGGCCGACCGACGGCACCAACGGCACGACTTGCACCCCCGGCCCGTGGAACATCCACCGGATGCTGGAGGCCGTGGAGGACCTGCCGGTCAACGTGGGTCTGCTCGGCAAGGGCAACGGCAGCCAGCCCGAGGCGCTCCGCGAGCAGATCGAGGCGGGCGCGGCCGGTCTGAAGGTGCACGAGGACTGGGGCGCGACCCCGGCCGCCATCGACACCGCCCTGCGGGTCGCCGACGAGCACGACGTGCAGATGGCCATCCACACCGACACCCTCAACGAGGGCGGGTTCTTCGAGGACACCCTGTCGGCGATCGACGGCCGGACCATCCACACCTTCCACACCGAGGGAGCGGGCGGCGGCCACGCCCCGGACATCATCCGGGTATCGGGCGAGGCCAACGTACTGCCCGCATCCACCAACCCGACGCTGCCCTACACGGTCAACGCGGTGGACGAGCTGCTGGACATGGTGATGGTCTGTCACCACCTGTCCCGTGACATCCCCGAGGACGTCTCCTTCGCCGACAGCCGGGTGCGCGCCGAGACGATCGCGGCCGAGACGGTGCTGCACGACCTCGGCGTGATCAGCATCTTCTCCTCCGACTCCCAGGCCATGGGACGGGTCGGCGAGTCGTTCGTCCGGGCCTTCCAGACCGCGCACCACTGCAAGGAGCTGCGCGGTCCGCTGGCCGAGGACAGCTCCCGCAACGACAACGCACGCGTGCTGCGCTACCTGGCCAAGCTGACCATCAACCCCGCCATCGCGGTCGGCGCGTCCGACGTGATCGGGTCCCTGGAGCCGGGCAAGCTCGCCGACATCGTGCTCTGGCCGATGCACTCCTTCGGTGCCAAGCCCAAGATGATCATCAAGGGCGGCATGGTCAACTGGGCGCTGATGGGCGACCCCAACGCGTCCCTGCCGACGCCGCAGCCCGTCTACTACCGCCCGATGTTCGGCTCGTACGGCCGTGCCAAGCAGCGGACGTCGGTCACCTTCATGTCACAGGCTTCCATCGCCGCGGACGTCCCCGCCGACCTGGGCCTCCAGCGGCGGATCGAGCCCGTACAGCGCTGCCGGACCATCGGCAAGCAGCACATGGTGCGCAACGACGCGCTGCCGCGCATCGAGGTGGACCCGGAGACGTACAAGGTCACCGTCGACGGCGAACCCGCGACGATCGAACCCGCCGAGCGGCTCCCGCTCAACCACCTCTTCTACGTCGTCTGA
- a CDS encoding urease subunit beta, with protein sequence MSGGAHYLYGDDPVEINANRATVRLTVANTGDRAIQIGSHYHFFEINRALRFDREAAFGMRLDIPSGTAVRFEPGDTREVDLCAFAGAGRLVGFAGLVNGGLSAPDTRRNALRRATELGFAHAGSAAGTDSTGNTPGADSTAGTEGTQH encoded by the coding sequence ATGTCGGGCGGAGCCCATTACCTCTACGGAGATGACCCCGTGGAGATCAACGCCAACCGGGCCACGGTCAGGCTCACGGTCGCCAACACCGGCGACCGTGCCATCCAGATCGGGTCGCACTACCACTTCTTCGAGATCAACCGCGCGCTGCGCTTCGACCGTGAGGCCGCCTTCGGTATGCGCCTGGACATCCCCTCCGGTACCGCCGTGCGCTTCGAGCCCGGTGACACCCGGGAGGTCGACCTGTGTGCCTTCGCCGGCGCCGGGCGGCTCGTCGGATTCGCCGGGCTCGTCAACGGGGGCCTGTCGGCGCCCGACACCAGGCGCAACGCGCTGCGCCGGGCGACGGAGCTGGGATTCGCACACGCCGGCAGCGCTGCCGGTACGGACAGCACAGGGAACACGCCCGGCGCCGACAGCACCGCGGGCACCGAGGGGACTCAGCACTGA
- a CDS encoding urease subunit gamma: MNLAPREIDKLHVYVVADLARRRRARGTKLNYSEAAALITEAVLEAARDGHTVAECMELGRKIVTQEDVMPGVREMLTVLQVETAFVDGTKLVTCHDPISA; the protein is encoded by the coding sequence ATGAATCTCGCACCACGCGAAATCGACAAACTCCACGTCTACGTGGTGGCCGACCTGGCCCGCCGCCGCAGGGCCAGGGGGACCAAGCTCAACTACAGCGAGGCTGCCGCGCTGATCACCGAGGCCGTCCTGGAGGCAGCCCGGGACGGCCACACCGTCGCCGAGTGCATGGAGCTGGGCCGCAAGATCGTCACCCAGGAGGACGTGATGCCCGGGGTGCGCGAGATGCTCACGGTCCTCCAGGTCGAGACGGCGTTCGTCGACGGGACGAAGCTGGTCACCTGCCACGACCCGATCAGCGCCTGA
- a CDS encoding urea transporter: MSAAEQAVQAKGRTPLQLGQVQLRGIAQVTLSANPWTGLLFTVALFAEGWRTGVYGLLGAGVSTATAALLGADRGNLVKGLEGYCGCLAGIALLVTFGSSGRTVLLTVVGAAVCSVLSAAGSRLFGRVGLPVLTAPYCLVASVLMIALPTAPAAATATARVGGFTTLTASEAGRAFCDSIGQIFFLDKWYAGLILLVGLLVTSRAAAVAAAGASALALLTACAAGLPADRITQGLYGYNGVLCAIALAATFLTLTRWTAGYAALAVVASVPFTAAWEAFTRPSGGSPFTWPFVVTTWLFLAAGPALGRPGISFEKAE; encoded by the coding sequence ATGTCTGCGGCGGAACAGGCGGTGCAGGCGAAGGGCCGGACGCCGCTCCAGCTCGGGCAAGTGCAGCTGCGGGGCATCGCTCAGGTCACACTCAGTGCCAACCCGTGGACCGGACTGCTGTTCACCGTCGCGCTGTTCGCAGAGGGATGGCGCACCGGCGTGTACGGGCTGCTCGGCGCGGGCGTGTCCACCGCCACCGCGGCCCTGCTGGGCGCCGACCGCGGGAATCTCGTCAAGGGCCTTGAGGGCTACTGCGGTTGCCTGGCCGGTATCGCCCTCCTCGTCACGTTCGGCTCATCGGGACGTACGGTCCTGCTCACGGTCGTCGGCGCGGCGGTCTGCTCGGTGCTGAGCGCCGCGGGCAGCCGCTTGTTCGGGCGTGTCGGGCTGCCTGTGCTGACCGCCCCGTACTGCCTGGTCGCCAGTGTGCTGATGATCGCGCTGCCGACGGCCCCGGCGGCCGCCACGGCCACCGCGCGGGTCGGCGGGTTCACCACACTGACCGCCTCGGAGGCCGGCCGGGCGTTCTGCGACAGCATCGGGCAGATCTTCTTCCTCGACAAGTGGTACGCGGGCCTGATCCTGCTCGTCGGGCTCCTGGTCACCTCGCGGGCCGCCGCCGTCGCGGCGGCCGGTGCCAGCGCCCTCGCACTGCTGACCGCCTGCGCCGCCGGACTGCCGGCCGACCGGATCACCCAGGGCCTCTACGGCTACAACGGGGTGCTCTGCGCCATAGCGCTGGCGGCCACCTTCCTGACCCTCACCCGGTGGACCGCCGGATACGCCGCACTCGCCGTAGTGGCCTCGGTCCCCTTCACCGCCGCCTGGGAAGCGTTCACCCGGCCGTCCGGCGGATCCCCCTTCACCTGGCCGTTCGTTGTGACGACCTGGCTCTTCCTCGCGGCGGGTCCAGCGCTGGGCCGGCCCGGCATCTCATTCGAGAAAGCAGAGTGA
- a CDS encoding D-alanyl-D-alanine carboxypeptidase family protein, whose protein sequence is MIFRPVVRSLCTGAVVLAAGVTAIAPCAALAPQTGHRSPGSGTGSGTRAPALPGQVSALSWVVADATTGDVLASKDAHRHLPPASTLKTLFALTVLPHLPARQLHTVTGADLEGLGEGSSRVGVVEGHTYRVDDLWRGVFLSSGGDAVHVLASMNGGWQKTRDEMRRRAAQLGAGDTRVMSPDGYDTPGQYSSAFDLAVFGRTGLADPAFARYCSTSVAEFPGGLDKSGRAEAPYEIQNTNRLLAGTQDVSPYPGLIGVKNGYTTAAGNTLIAAAHRGSRTLIVTVMNPQEGTVYEDARSLLDWGFAASGKVRPVGSLRPPVARTTTASAPGPAQGAGAALVAAHRSTTRKASVLGGFAAVGALLASLSASLWLLRRRMRR, encoded by the coding sequence ATGATCTTCAGACCAGTCGTACGAAGCCTCTGCACCGGAGCGGTGGTACTGGCCGCCGGTGTCACCGCGATCGCTCCCTGCGCCGCGCTGGCCCCGCAGACCGGCCACCGTTCGCCCGGCAGCGGCACCGGCAGCGGCACCCGTGCCCCGGCGCTGCCGGGGCAGGTTTCGGCCCTGTCCTGGGTGGTGGCCGACGCGACCACTGGCGACGTACTGGCGTCCAAGGACGCCCACCGCCATCTGCCCCCGGCCAGCACCCTCAAGACGCTCTTCGCCCTGACGGTGCTGCCCCATCTGCCCGCGCGGCAGCTGCACACCGTCACCGGCGCGGATCTGGAGGGTCTCGGTGAGGGGAGCAGCCGCGTCGGGGTCGTCGAGGGGCACACCTACCGGGTGGACGACCTGTGGCGCGGGGTCTTCCTCAGTTCGGGCGGCGACGCGGTGCATGTGCTGGCGTCCATGAACGGCGGCTGGCAGAAGACCAGGGACGAGATGCGCAGGCGGGCCGCCCAGTTGGGGGCCGGGGACACCCGTGTCATGTCCCCGGACGGCTACGACACCCCCGGCCAGTACTCCTCCGCCTTCGATCTCGCGGTCTTCGGCCGCACCGGCCTGGCCGACCCGGCGTTCGCCCGGTACTGCTCGACGAGCGTCGCGGAGTTCCCCGGCGGGCTCGACAAATCCGGCCGGGCCGAAGCCCCCTACGAGATCCAGAACACCAACCGACTGCTGGCGGGCACGCAGGACGTCAGCCCCTACCCGGGTCTCATCGGGGTCAAGAACGGCTACACCACCGCGGCGGGCAACACCCTGATCGCCGCGGCCCACCGGGGCAGCCGCACGCTGATCGTGACCGTGATGAACCCTCAGGAGGGCACCGTCTACGAGGATGCCCGCTCGCTCCTCGACTGGGGCTTCGCCGCATCCGGCAAGGTCCGGCCGGTCGGCTCGCTCCGGCCGCCCGTCGCGAGGACCACTACGGCGTCGGCTCCGGGACCCGCGCAGGGGGCGGGCGCAGCGCTGGTGGCGGCCCACCGCTCCACGACCAGGAAGGCCTCGGTACTGGGAGGCTTCGCGGCGGTCGGGGCCCTGCTCGCCTCGCTCTCCGCGTCACTCTGGCTGCTGCGGCGGCGGATGCGGCGCTGA
- a CDS encoding UbiA family prenyltransferase, producing MGTPEQPLADGSAVPRGGVPAALAGSCHPGPVVAVTALLAALAVSAGQSPARCALTAAAVFTGQLSVGWCNDAVDARRDIAAGRTGKPVADGTVGVRTVWAAAFTALALCVPLSFGCGAWAGAVHLTGVALAWAYDLGLKATAWSWLPYAVGFAALPAFVALGLPGEPRPVWWIVTAGALLGIGAHLGDVLPDIRSDLALGVRGWPHRLGPDGARLLLPVPLVAASAVLVLGPAGPPSGRSLAALTAAAAVAVAGTLLGRRRERAAFASAVCVAAVDVALLLFNGAAIV from the coding sequence GTGGGAACTCCCGAGCAGCCCCTGGCAGATGGATCCGCCGTCCCGCGGGGCGGTGTCCCGGCAGCCCTGGCCGGATCGTGCCACCCCGGCCCGGTCGTGGCGGTCACCGCGCTGCTGGCCGCGCTCGCCGTGTCCGCGGGGCAGAGCCCCGCGCGGTGCGCGCTGACCGCCGCGGCCGTGTTCACCGGTCAGCTGTCCGTGGGCTGGTGCAACGACGCGGTCGACGCCCGCCGGGACATCGCGGCGGGCCGCACGGGCAAGCCGGTCGCCGACGGCACGGTCGGCGTACGCACCGTGTGGGCCGCCGCGTTCACCGCGCTGGCGCTCTGTGTGCCGTTGTCGTTCGGCTGCGGCGCGTGGGCGGGCGCCGTCCATCTGACCGGCGTCGCGCTGGCCTGGGCGTACGATCTCGGCCTCAAGGCGACCGCCTGGTCCTGGCTGCCGTACGCGGTGGGCTTCGCCGCACTGCCCGCCTTTGTCGCACTCGGGCTGCCGGGAGAGCCGCGGCCCGTCTGGTGGATCGTCACGGCGGGCGCGCTGCTGGGGATCGGTGCCCACCTGGGGGACGTGCTGCCCGACATCCGCAGTGACCTGGCACTCGGAGTGCGCGGCTGGCCGCACCGGCTCGGTCCCGACGGCGCGCGGCTGCTGCTCCCGGTCCCGCTGGTCGCTGCGTCCGCCGTCCTCGTGCTGGGACCCGCCGGGCCGCCCTCCGGCCGGTCCCTGGCGGCGCTCACCGCGGCCGCCGCGGTCGCCGTCGCGGGGACGCTGCTGGGCCGCCGCCGGGAGCGGGCGGCGTTCGCCTCCGCGGTCTGCGTCGCCGCGGTCGATGTGGCGCTGCTGCTGTTCAACGGCGCCGCCATCGTCTGA